The Setaria italica strain Yugu1 chromosome IX, Setaria_italica_v2.0, whole genome shotgun sequence genome has a window encoding:
- the LOC101759864 gene encoding cystathionine gamma-synthase 1, chloroplastic translates to MAPSTSLGKISLPRQQRRLLQPIHSPRHKRVTAAHPAALLQELFGDAEPPKPRRASDETLAVHAGEKLGKGADEAATDSIATPIVSGTTHWFKSSEDLIAFKEGRRHSHEYGRYSNPTVKVLEDKISALERAEATLVTSSGMNAIVATLLALVPPGGHVVTTTDCYSEARAFIRDRLSKMGIRSTFIDLDDMESLKAVLEQDDVTLFYADSPTNPLLKCVDIRLVAELCHRKGTLVCIDSTLASPINQKPLTLGADVVLHSATKYMAGHHDVIAGCISGSKTLISKIRAWHHDLGGAISPNAAYMIIRGLKTMALRVEAHNRTALDMARLLELHPKIERVHYPGLESNPWHQVAKSQMTGYGGVVSFEVKSDLCGTMRFVDALEIPLIATSLGGCESLVQQPAVMSFWGKSDDEKAKNGIKDNLVRFSFGIEKFEDLRDDILQALEKI, encoded by the exons ATGGCTCCGTCCACCTCCCTTGGCAAGATCTCACTCCCGAggcagcagcgccgcctcctccaaccAATCCACTCTCCAAGGCACAAGCGCGTCACCGCAGCGCACCCAGCTGCGTTGCTCCAAGAGTTGTTCGGGGATGCTGAGCCTCCGAAGCCAAGACGCGCCTCCGACGAGACTCTCGCAGTCCATGCGGGGGAGAAGCTCGGGAAGGGCGCGGACGAGGCTGCCACGGACTCGATAGCGACGCCGATCGTGAGCGGCACAACGCACTGGTTCAAGAGCTCGGAGGACCTGATCGCCTTCAAGGAAGGCCGGCGCCACAGCCACGAGTACGGCCGGTACAGCAACCCGACGGTGAAGGTCCTTGAGGACAAGATCAGCGCGCTGGAGAGAGCCGAGGCAACCCTGGTCACGTCGTCCGGCATGAACGCCATCGTCGCGACGCTGCTCGCACTCGTGCCGCCGGGCGGCCACGTCGTGACGACCACCGACTGCTACAGCGAGGCTCGCGCCTTCATCCGTGACAGGCTTTCCAAGATGGGCATCAGGTCCACCTTCATCGACCTCGACGACATGGAGTCGCTAAAGGCAGTTCTTGAGCAGGACGATGTGACTCTCTTCTACGCGGACTCCCCGACAAACCCGCTGCTCAAGTGCGTGGACATCAGGCTGGTTGCAGAGTTGTGCCACCGGAAGGGCACCCTGGTGTGCATCGACAGCACGCTTGCATCTCCCATCAACCAGAAGCCGCTCACCCTCGGTGCCGACGTCGTCCTGCACTCCGCCACCAAGTACATGGCAGGCCACCACGATGTGATCGCTGGATGCATCAGCGGCTCGAAGACCCTCATCTCGAAAATACGCGCTTGGCATCACGACCTTGGCGGCGCCATCAGTCCG AACGCGGCTTACATGATCATACGCGGACTTAAGACAATGGCACTCCGCGTTGAGGCACATAACCGCACGGCGTTGGACATGGCACGACTCCTGGAGCTTCACCCGAAGATCGAGCGGGTGCACTACCCTGGGCTTGAGAGCAACCCATGGCACCAAGTTGCCAAGAGTCAGATGACGGGTTATGGCGGTGTTGTCAGCTTCGAGGTGAAATCGGACCTGTGCGGCACCATGAGGTTCGTCGATGCTCTGGAAATCCCATTGATCGCAACATCACTTGGCGGTTGTGAGAGCCTGGTGCAGCAACCTGCTGTCATGTCATTCTGGGGCAAGAGTGATGATGAGAAGGCCAAGAACGGGATCAAGGATAACCTGGTGAGATTCAGTTTCGGGATTGAGAAGTTTGAGGATCTGAGGGACGACATTCTCCAAGCCCTAGAAAAGATTTAA